From a single Dromaius novaehollandiae isolate bDroNov1 chromosome 13, bDroNov1.hap1, whole genome shotgun sequence genomic region:
- the TMEM170A gene encoding transmembrane protein 170A, with amino-acid sequence MEGGEPGGGGGLLQQILSLRLVPRVGNGTTTYSSPLSTFPEMWYGVFLWALVSSLSFHLPAALLALFTLRHHKYGRFMSVSLLLMGIVGPITAGILTSAAIAGVYRAAGKKMIPFEALILGVGQTFCVVVVSFLRILATL; translated from the exons ATGGAGGGCGgcgagccgggcggcggcggggggctcctgCAGCAGATCCTCAGCCTGCGGCTGGTGCCCCGCGTGGGCAACGGCACCACCACCTACTCCAGCCCCCTCTCCACCTTCCCAG AGATGTGGTACGGCGTGTTCCTGTGGGCGCTGGTCTCCTCGCTCTCCTTCCAcctccccgccgcgctgctgGCGCTCTTCACGCTGCGGCACCACAAGTACGGCAGGTTCATGTCCGTGAGCCTCCTGCTGATGGGCATCGTGGGACCCATCACGGCCGGGATCCTCACAA GTGCTGCTATTGCTGGAGTTTACAGagctgctgggaaaaaaatgattcCTTTTGAAGCCCTCATTTTAGGAGTGGGTCAGACATTCTGTGTGGTGGTGGTTTCCTTTCTACGGATTTTAGCCACTCTCTAG